From the genome of Solanum stenotomum isolate F172 chromosome 5, ASM1918654v1, whole genome shotgun sequence:
aatatatctgcaattatattattactgctaaattatttatttgttatagtatcactttcattgatctccatttttgttttgtgtgtgaAGCTGAATTGATCAGATCAACAAACTTTAAATagcaaataattaaaaataaacctCCCCCCCTAGCAAACTTATGTCtagatttttatttcaattcacacaattataacaataatatatttaataataattatataagaaaaatagtgtACATAATATTATCCCTACCTTATAATTGGacaatttaaaaatactttttcaacTCTATAGAGTATATAACCAACATTCTATTACTTCATTCAAGTTTGAATTATTTATTGCAATTTGCAAAGAGGAGCCCACATAAGGTTTTAGACTTTTAGGGAGATCAATTAAAGTATCAACTAACTCATTCAATGTGAATACCGGTATCGGTCGAGTCAACTTGTGCGCACAtcaattatttcattaaaatttgtGGTACTTGtcttttgggttttttactaatatttggTATTCGCATTGACATCCAACTAAATTCGCATTTACGTGTGAAAGTCCTACATTGAAGAGACACACTCTCTGACAAAGATGACTTCATACCTAAGACAGAAACTCGAGATTTCTTATTAAGGATGAACTGAAATTCGACTTAATTCGAATTATATTAGGAAGTCCTACATTAAAGAGAAACACTCCCTAACAAAAATGATTTCATACTTAAGGCTCAAACCTGAAACTTTTGAATAAGGATGAATTGAAACTCAACTAAATTCGAATTTACGTTGGGAAGTCCAACGTTGAAAAGAAACAATCCCTAACAAAGACGACTACATTCCTAAGGCTTCAACTTGAGACCACCGATTAAGAATGAAATGAAACGCGACTAATTGCAAATTTATGCTTGGAAGTTCTACATTGAAGGGTAAATCCTCTCTAATAAAGACAATTCCATAtctaaggctcaaatccaagactCTAATTAAGGATGAATTGAAACTCGACTCTAATTCAAATCTATTCTAGGAAGTTCCACATTGGAGGGTCAATACTCTCTAATAAATATGACTACATACCTGAGGCTCGAACTTGAGACTAGTGATTAAGGATGAATGAATACTTACTACACCACTCCCAACAATGTTTAGGCATGTGTAAATAGGATTTGAACCATGATTTTTCATAGTGTTATCTTTTCTTGCAATTTGTCTGCATTGAAATTAGATCAACTACTAGAGTAATAGATTAGTTCTTTCTCTGTATAAACATCACATATTTAGCATAACAATTTTACAAAGCACAAGAACTAAACAAATGAAGGGTTGCAAGAACTGCATTCAAGAGAAAGGACTTCATTGACATCCGATGATCATGTTCCCCGATTTAGTCCACAGTTACAACGAGCCACTACAGCTCGTCTCATGCTTCATATCAAGTTTTATCGCGTAAAAGCTAGGCTCGTTCCTATACAAAAAAGTAGTCACAGAAATCACAAGCATAAGATTACTGTGATCCTCGACTTAGGAAAAGGAAGGGACTGCATAAAAGCCTAATGCCTTTACATAAGATGCATTGACAATTCTCAGTTCAAAGGCTGATCATGCTTTCAAGTGACAAAACAAGATTCCAAAGTAGAAAAGGATTTTCCGGTAGTCAATTCCATTGTTAGCGTGCAAAGATGATTTCATCATTCAAGTTTTTCATCAACCACGACGAATACTCATGTAGTTGAAGTCATGGTGCTGAACCCCCAACTGTTTTAGCCAAGAATCAGCCACGCTAAAAAGTGACATCAGCCTTTCTTGGTCCCTTCCGCTTCTATCAGAAATCCACACGTCACCCTGCATCTTGTAAGTGGCCAAACCGAAAGGTGGGAGAGAGATGCTCTCCCCTTCCTTTCTTTTCCTACTACCATTCTCCATGTCATCTTCAAGGTCCATATCTGGACAAGAAATGAAGAATATGGAGTAAAGAATATTCCGAATAGACACTAGTAGAGTAAAGAATAAAAGCTTGGAATTGAAAGGGAATATAAGCAATGGTGAATTCACTTGTTCAAAGGACAAAAGGAATAATACcttgaaaagaagaagaaagggtgTGGAAAGTGAGAAAGCACGTCGATAAGTCCTTAATGGTTTTCCCCATGGGAATGTGATATATCGGATACCTACATTTTTTCACCTCAATAAAGTTAGTGACCCGATCATTCCTTTATTCCCTTTTCCATATTTGATGGTTACAAAGAAAGAAGCAAGACAGaaacaataaaagaataaagCATCAATGACATGGTATCATGTAGGATATGCTACAGAGAAAACATGATCTCCTGATTCTTCTTGGCCACTAACGGAaggtaaatataaaattttacgTCACCTTATATAAGTACTTGGATGGAAACATAGTTTAATGCATCTAAATCACTTCAATTTGATAAAGTCGTACAGATTAACGACAGATTCCAAGATCATAAGTTGCAAACAGAGAGTAAAGGCTGCTATACCAAGCAACTGCCATCCAACTAGCCGGCGAAAGATCTACACTTCTCAATGACATTAGTCCAGGGTATCTTTCAGCAAAGCCATTAATCTGAAAGGTAGCATGAGCTGGTGTTAAGACTCACGtcaatcaaaagaaagaaacataTTCTTAAACATACAAACCACATATTTCACATGGAATTAATACTCTCATCATCATAAAATAGCATTACATTAATCTAACTTCATAAAGAAAGAACATATGCTTCTAATTATATATCAGATGATATGATATTATGCTACTGATGGTTTCAGGAAAAAACTGCATAAAAGGGCGTACATTAGTTGATTATACCAATTCAAACAAATATTCCATTTTATGCCTACTATTTATAGGCTGTAATTTAATGGCTCAAAGGAAGAAAATTAAGAGGCAGAAGAAACTGCAACATTCTACATTATGAACTACAACAAACTTATCTAATTCTACCACAAAATTTCCCAAAGTACATTATAAGAAGCGAGAAAAGTAACTAACACCTAACATGGTAACAATCCATAACTCAATATAGATTTCTTTATCgcctaaaaaaaatgatatgatttGGTAAAGATGATACCTTATCCATTAGAGGAACTCTTCCATATGGAGTACATCTCTCGAAATACTGAAAATATAGGTAGCCCAATCTATCATTCGTTCTGCTTAAGCTATCTTGTTCAACTACACCTTCCTCAGAGGAGCATCCGTCCCACCTCGATAGCTTTTCATTCTCACTCTCGTCACTTAACGAATCGCTGAAAGAATCCCTCATCTCGCAAACAGATTCGGCCTCCTccctaaaagaaacaaacatttTTACAAAATCATTGTAATTTGACATGTTATAACAGTGTCAGTTACCTGTTCATTCTTCTGCATAACCATTATTGACCTTAGTTGGTTCACCAAGTAATCAACAAACTAATGAAGGAGTCAACTTCAGGAAACACatgatcaccaaaaaaaaaggCAACAATTCTAAAACCAGTGTAACTTCAACAGAAAGCAAGAAACCACCTTTACAAATTTTGACCAGCTCAACATAGTGCATAAACATTCAACCTTCCAACTTttagaaatatattaaaaaaagcaAGAACACCCCCCATCCCCCAcctcccccacccccacccccaatcCAAACCAAATTCTAGTGCTACATCAACAAACTTATGAAGGACTAAACTTCAAGAAACACACGATCAccaaaataaacaacaattcAAAAACCAATGTAAACTTCAACAGTAATCAAGAAACCACCTTTTCCAATTTTTGACCAGTTCAACATAGTTCATAAGCATTAACCGGCGGAGCTAGGATTTTCACCTAGGGGTTCACATCtactatatttatataaaaaaatcagataAATCCCCTCGGCCCCACCTGACTCCGTCCCTGATCAAGCTTTCCAATTCTTAGAAAAACATTCAAAGAAGCAACAACCCCctcaccccccacccccaaacaACAACCAAACTCTAGTGTTATGATcaaattgagataaaacaagaatgtaaccaaaAGGAATATACCTTAAAAAGTTTGCAGGTGAAGTGCTGGTAAAGATTTGAATTGCTGAAAGATAAGGAACATAATATTGAACCAAAGTTTCCCCTGTATCCAATCTAATAGGTATTCCAGCCCCATAAGCACTCCATTCATCAAAACAATTCCAAAGATCAGCCAACTTGAAATATTCCACCTTTTCCCTTTCCCATGGATGCCATAGCCTATTCAGGTTTCTAATCTCACTCTACACgaacaaaaaccaaaaaaataataatcatataaacacaaaattatacacacaatcaagaaataaaatttatcaaataaaaaacaaacctTGGCTAGAAACTGAGATGGGACTAATGGGGTTGtacaattaagaaaacaatcaAGATTTGATTGCATTGAACCCTTTTCCTTTGTCATTaattatacaaaagaaaaacacaaaaaagagagaaattgagaaaaaaataaaagaaaaaaaaacagaatttctctctttctctctcaccAAAGAATGAaacagagacaaaaaaaaaaaaaaaacagggtAAGAGAAGAGGGGAGGTAAAAACGggattttatgtattatatatggaaaaacaaaacataaagttttgatttttatgcTTCCGGTGACCGGAAACCGATGATTCCGGCGAGATTTTCTGACAACAGTCAAAACCCACAAGCTAAAATTAACAGTAATTTCAGCTAAAACTTTTCAAGATTACTCAAACCCAAGAAAAAACAGAGACTTTTCTTTGATTTTCGGAGAAATTAACACAACCCCACAAAGCAAAAATATTACCCACGAGTTCCGGCAAACAGatttaagaagaaaatgagaaaaagtttGGACTATAGGAAGACATTTGTGTGACGCGAAGAAAACAGCGGAAATTAAGGTGGTGagataaaattttattagaCTCTTTCTAATATAAAGGGATGATGAGTACGACTCGTTATGACAAGAGAGTGTTGTTCGGATAATAACGACTTATGACTAATGAGTGTGATCAAGACTCGTTAAAAGGAAAGGAATCCATCATAAGTATTGATATACAATGATAagtctattttaaaatttataattgaaggttttaaatttaactttttttttatataaaaatatttatttttatttggaagcattataatatttaatatgaatttaaattataaatatcgaacagaaaataagaaataacGATATACAGAAGAGAAGGGgtttacataaatatattcttttttgtattggtatttaaaagttatttgcaaattatttttcttatgtttaatgataaaatttgaaattaaaatatccttaaggttggagatgcccttagTTGAGTGTCAAATATAGTAAAACAATATTGATAATTATGacgtgaaaattataataaatcaataagatTTTACCCTATATTCAATCTATAGTTATTATGTTGGTCAAACTTACGAACTCTTTTCAATTGTTATGGTTTCAAGTTTAATAGCAGTATCACACAAATTATGACAAACTGACAAAATTTAATgttatgtataaaatatttgaaaattactcaTAAATCATATTGGatcaatataaatttttctattGACTCTAGTTATATTATAGCTCGTTCATTTTCATAGGCTTGTAAAAATATGTTAGGCTTCTAGGGGTGGgcataaatatcaaaaaattaaaaaattatattgagcCGAATTATTTTGGTTCTTCAGTGTTTCGGTTCGGtgttaattcttttattttgaaattttgattcttCGGTTCGGAGTTCGGTGTAAGGGTCCCAAAACTACGGTGCACTGAAGAACCGAAgctttattaaataaatttaaaaacatttaaattatattatttaataatactTATATATTTTGACTCAAAATATTTACCTGGtccatttcaattttaaattttggagcCTAAACAAAACAGTAAAGGGCACACTTTATCATCTACACTTCAAAACAATGAAGGGCACACTTTATCATTTACACTTCAAAACAGTAAAGGGCACACAGCCTAAACAAAactattttgatgttattacttttgattgttagaCTGTTAGTTgttattttgaagtttgaagtgtGAAGTGAACAACAATTGTTACTTTATCatattctctctttatttttattcacaTCGAAAAATCGATTTAAAAACATTGAACTAAACCGAACCGAAGTAgaaaaaaccgaaccgaactaATCTAGTTTGGTTTGAAATATGGTGCACACTTTTCTAAAATCGAATATCGAAGAACCAAACCAAAATTTGATTAAACCGAACCGAACGTCCACCTATAGGCTTCTATAACA
Proteins encoded in this window:
- the LOC125864535 gene encoding uncharacterized protein LOC125864535 — encoded protein: MTKEKGSMQSNLDCFLNCTTPLVPSQFLAKSEIRNLNRLWHPWEREKVEYFKLADLWNCFDEWSAYGAGIPIRLDTGETLVQYYVPYLSAIQIFTSTSPANFLREEAESVCEMRDSFSDSLSDESENEKLSRWDGCSSEEGVVEQDSLSRTNDRLGYLYFQYFERCTPYGRVPLMDKINGFAERYPGLMSLRSVDLSPASWMAVAWYPIYHIPMGKTIKDLSTCFLTFHTLSSSFQDMDLEDDMENGSRKRKEGESISLPPFGLATYKMQGDVWISDRSGRDQERLMSLFSVADSWLKQLGVQHHDFNYMSIRRG